One window from the genome of Microbulbifer pacificus encodes:
- the accD gene encoding acetyl-CoA carboxylase, carboxyltransferase subunit beta, with amino-acid sequence MSWLEKIVPSVIRTERRAGASKVPEGVWKKCVKCDSTLYLPELERNLDVCPKCEHHFRIGARRRLDMFLDKEHREELAADVEPVDRLKFKDVKKYKERLTQAQKATGEKDALIAMQGLLEGKPLVAVAFEFAFHGGSMGYVVGEKFTRAAQRALEERIPLVCFSATGGARMQEALISLMQMAKTSAVLEKLRMAGVPYISIMTDPVYGGVSASLALLGDINAAEPGARAGFAGPNIIEQTIRQKLPKGFQRAEFLLEHGAIDMIIPRHDMRNTVSRLLGKLSNN; translated from the coding sequence ATGAGCTGGTTAGAAAAAATTGTCCCCTCGGTGATCCGCACCGAGCGCCGCGCCGGTGCCAGCAAGGTACCGGAAGGTGTGTGGAAAAAGTGCGTGAAGTGCGATTCCACCCTGTATCTGCCGGAACTGGAGCGCAATCTCGATGTGTGCCCGAAGTGCGAGCACCATTTCCGGATCGGTGCGCGCCGTCGCCTGGACATGTTTCTGGACAAGGAGCATCGCGAGGAGCTGGCGGCGGACGTGGAGCCGGTGGATCGCCTCAAGTTCAAGGATGTGAAGAAGTACAAGGAGCGTCTGACCCAGGCGCAGAAGGCGACCGGCGAGAAAGATGCGCTGATCGCGATGCAGGGACTGCTGGAAGGCAAGCCGCTGGTGGCGGTGGCGTTCGAGTTTGCGTTCCACGGTGGTTCGATGGGTTATGTGGTGGGTGAGAAATTCACCCGCGCGGCCCAGCGTGCTTTGGAAGAGCGGATTCCGCTGGTGTGTTTCTCGGCGACCGGTGGCGCGCGGATGCAGGAGGCGTTGATCTCGCTGATGCAGATGGCGAAAACGTCGGCGGTGCTGGAAAAGCTGCGCATGGCGGGTGTGCCGTACATTTCGATCATGACCGACCCGGTGTACGGTGGTGTGTCTGCGTCGCTGGCACTGCTTGGCGATATCAATGCGGCGGAGCCGGGTGCCCGCGCGGGTTTTGCCGGCCCGAATATCATCGAACAGACCATTCGCCAGAAACTGCCGAAAGGTTTCCAGCGCGCGGAGTTTCTGCTGGAGCACGGTGCCATCGACATGATTATTCCGCGTCACGATATGCGGAATACCGTGAGCCGTCTGTTGGGCAAACTCTCCAATAACTA